One Astatotilapia calliptera chromosome 1, fAstCal1.2, whole genome shotgun sequence DNA segment encodes these proteins:
- the isl2b gene encoding insulin gene enhancer protein isl-2b isoform X4, translated as MVDIIFSSSFLGDMGDHSKKKPGFAMCVGCGSQIHDQYILRVSPDLEWHAACLKCAECSQYLDETCTCFVRDGKTYCKRDYVRLFGIKCAKCNLGFSSSDLVMRARDNVYHIECFRCSVCSRQLLPGDEFSLREEELLCRADHSLLLERSSAGSPVSPGHIHSNRPLHLAADPVTVRQAPHRNHVHKQSEKTTRVRTVLNEKQLHTLRTCYNANPRPDALMKEQLVEMTGLSPRVIRVWFQNKRCKDKKKSILMKQLQQQQQSDKTVSIFSLQGLTGTPLVAGSPIRHEGNVQGNPVEVQTYQPPWKALSEFALQSDLDQPAFQQLVSFSESGSLGNSSGSDVTSLSSQLPDTPNSMVPSPVET; from the exons ATGGTGGATATTATTTTCAGCTCTTCTTTCTTGGGTGATATGGGGGATCATTCCAAAA AGAAGCCAGGATTCGCGATGTGTGTAGGATGTGGAAGTCAGATCCATGACCAGTACATACTGAGAGTCTCTCCCGATCTGGAGTGGCACGCAGCCTGTCTAAAGTGTGCGGAGTGCAGCCAGTACTTGGATGAGACCTGTACTTGTTTCGTCCGGGACGGCAAAACCTACTGCAAAAGAGATTATGTAAg GCTGTTTGGAATTAAATGCGCAAAATGCAACCTGGGATTCAGCAGCAGCGATTTGGTGATGAGAGCTCGGGATAACGTGTACCACATCGAGTGTTTTCGGTGCTCCGTGTGCAGCAGGCAACTGCTGCCGGGAGACGAGTTTTCTCTCCGGGAAGAGGAGCTGCTGTGCCGGGCAGACCACAGCCTGCTGCTGGAGAGGAGCTCCGCAGGAAGCCCCGTCAGTCCCGGACACATCCACTCCAACAGACCGCTGCACCTGGCAG CAGATCCTGTAACGGTGCGGCAGGCTCCGCATCGGAACCACGTCCACAAGCAGTCGGAGAAGACAACGCGGGTCAGGACGGTGCTGAACGAGAAACAGCTCCACACGTTGCGGACCTGCTACAACGCCAACCCGAGGCCGGACGCGCTGATGAAGGAGCAGCTGGTGGAAATGACTGGCCTGAGCCCAAGGGTTATCCGGGTCTGGTTCCAGAACAAGcgctgcaaagacaaaaagaaatctATCCTCATGAagcagctccagcagcagcagcagagcgaTAAGACTGTAAGCATCTTC AGCCTGCAGGGCCTCACGGGGACGCCACTTGTGGCTGGGAGTCCAATTCGACACGAGGGGAACGTGCAGGGAAACCCAGTGGAGGTTCAGACCTACCAGCCTCCGTGGAAAGCTTTGAGTGAATTCGCCCTGCAGAGCGACCTGGATCAGCCAGCTTTTCAACAactg GTGTCTTTCTCTGAATCGGGATCTCTCGGGAACTCCTCGGGCAGCGACGTGACTTCTTTGTCTTCTCAGTTACCGGACACCCCGAACAGTATGGTACCCAGCCCGGTGGAGACGTGA
- the isl2b gene encoding insulin gene enhancer protein isl-2b isoform X2, giving the protein MVDIIFSSSFLGDMGDHSKKKPGFAMCVGCGSQIHDQYILRVSPDLEWHAACLKCAECSQYLDETCTCFVRDGKTYCKRDYVRLFGIKCAKCNLGFSSSDLVMRARDNVYHIECFRCSVCSRQLLPGDEFSLREEELLCRADHSLLLERSSAGSPVSPGHIHSNRPLHLAADPVTVRQAPHRNHVHKQSEKTTRVRTVLNEKQLHTLRTCYNANPRPDALMKEQLVEMTGLSPRVIRVWFQNKRCKDKKKSILMKQLQQQQQSDKTSLQGLTGTPLVAGSPIRHEGNVQGNPVEVQTYQPPWKALSEFALQSDLDQPAFQQLVSFSESGSLGNSSGSDVTSLSSQLPDTPNSMVPSPVET; this is encoded by the exons ATGGTGGATATTATTTTCAGCTCTTCTTTCTTGGGTGATATGGGGGATCATTCCAAAA AGAAGCCAGGATTCGCGATGTGTGTAGGATGTGGAAGTCAGATCCATGACCAGTACATACTGAGAGTCTCTCCCGATCTGGAGTGGCACGCAGCCTGTCTAAAGTGTGCGGAGTGCAGCCAGTACTTGGATGAGACCTGTACTTGTTTCGTCCGGGACGGCAAAACCTACTGCAAAAGAGATTATGTAAg GCTGTTTGGAATTAAATGCGCAAAATGCAACCTGGGATTCAGCAGCAGCGATTTGGTGATGAGAGCTCGGGATAACGTGTACCACATCGAGTGTTTTCGGTGCTCCGTGTGCAGCAGGCAACTGCTGCCGGGAGACGAGTTTTCTCTCCGGGAAGAGGAGCTGCTGTGCCGGGCAGACCACAGCCTGCTGCTGGAGAGGAGCTCCGCAGGAAGCCCCGTCAGTCCCGGACACATCCACTCCAACAGACCGCTGCACCTGGCAG CAGATCCTGTAACGGTGCGGCAGGCTCCGCATCGGAACCACGTCCACAAGCAGTCGGAGAAGACAACGCGGGTCAGGACGGTGCTGAACGAGAAACAGCTCCACACGTTGCGGACCTGCTACAACGCCAACCCGAGGCCGGACGCGCTGATGAAGGAGCAGCTGGTGGAAATGACTGGCCTGAGCCCAAGGGTTATCCGGGTCTGGTTCCAGAACAAGcgctgcaaagacaaaaagaaatctATCCTCATGAagcagctccagcagcagcagcagagcgaTAAGACT AGCCTGCAGGGCCTCACGGGGACGCCACTTGTGGCTGGGAGTCCAATTCGACACGAGGGGAACGTGCAGGGAAACCCAGTGGAGGTTCAGACCTACCAGCCTCCGTGGAAAGCTTTGAGTGAATTCGCCCTGCAGAGCGACCTGGATCAGCCAGCTTTTCAACAactg GTGTCTTTCTCTGAATCGGGATCTCTCGGGAACTCCTCGGGCAGCGACGTGACTTCTTTGTCTTCTCAGTTACCGGACACCCCGAACAGTATGGTACCCAGCCCGGTGGAGACGTGA
- the isl2b gene encoding insulin gene enhancer protein isl-2b isoform X3 translates to MRPVLVSSGTAKPTAKEIMLFGIKCAKCNLGFSSSDLVMRARDNVYHIECFRCSVCSRQLLPGDEFSLREEELLCRADHSLLLERSSAGSPVSPGHIHSNRPLHLAADPVTVRQAPHRNHVHKQSEKTTRVRTVLNEKQLHTLRTCYNANPRPDALMKEQLVEMTGLSPRVIRVWFQNKRCKDKKKSILMKQLQQQQQSDKTVSIFSLQGLTGTPLVAGSPIRHEGNVQGNPVEVQTYQPPWKALSEFALQSDLDQPAFQQLVSFSESGSLGNSSGSDVTSLSSQLPDTPNSMVPSPVET, encoded by the exons ATGAGACCTGTACTTGTTTCGTCCGGGACGGCAAAACCTACTGCAAAAGAGATTAT GCTGTTTGGAATTAAATGCGCAAAATGCAACCTGGGATTCAGCAGCAGCGATTTGGTGATGAGAGCTCGGGATAACGTGTACCACATCGAGTGTTTTCGGTGCTCCGTGTGCAGCAGGCAACTGCTGCCGGGAGACGAGTTTTCTCTCCGGGAAGAGGAGCTGCTGTGCCGGGCAGACCACAGCCTGCTGCTGGAGAGGAGCTCCGCAGGAAGCCCCGTCAGTCCCGGACACATCCACTCCAACAGACCGCTGCACCTGGCAG CAGATCCTGTAACGGTGCGGCAGGCTCCGCATCGGAACCACGTCCACAAGCAGTCGGAGAAGACAACGCGGGTCAGGACGGTGCTGAACGAGAAACAGCTCCACACGTTGCGGACCTGCTACAACGCCAACCCGAGGCCGGACGCGCTGATGAAGGAGCAGCTGGTGGAAATGACTGGCCTGAGCCCAAGGGTTATCCGGGTCTGGTTCCAGAACAAGcgctgcaaagacaaaaagaaatctATCCTCATGAagcagctccagcagcagcagcagagcgaTAAGACTGTAAGCATCTTC AGCCTGCAGGGCCTCACGGGGACGCCACTTGTGGCTGGGAGTCCAATTCGACACGAGGGGAACGTGCAGGGAAACCCAGTGGAGGTTCAGACCTACCAGCCTCCGTGGAAAGCTTTGAGTGAATTCGCCCTGCAGAGCGACCTGGATCAGCCAGCTTTTCAACAactg GTGTCTTTCTCTGAATCGGGATCTCTCGGGAACTCCTCGGGCAGCGACGTGACTTCTTTGTCTTCTCAGTTACCGGACACCCCGAACAGTATGGTACCCAGCCCGGTGGAGACGTGA
- the isl2b gene encoding insulin gene enhancer protein isl-2b isoform X1, producing MVDIIFSSSFLGDMGDHSKKKPGFAMCVGCGSQIHDQYILRVSPDLEWHAACLKCAECSQYLDETCTCFVRDGKTYCKRDYVRLFGIKCAKCNLGFSSSDLVMRARDNVYHIECFRCSVCSRQLLPGDEFSLREEELLCRADHSLLLERSSAGSPVSPGHIHSNRPLHLADPVTVRQAPHRNHVHKQSEKTTRVRTVLNEKQLHTLRTCYNANPRPDALMKEQLVEMTGLSPRVIRVWFQNKRCKDKKKSILMKQLQQQQQSDKTVSIFSLQGLTGTPLVAGSPIRHEGNVQGNPVEVQTYQPPWKALSEFALQSDLDQPAFQQLVSFSESGSLGNSSGSDVTSLSSQLPDTPNSMVPSPVET from the exons ATGGTGGATATTATTTTCAGCTCTTCTTTCTTGGGTGATATGGGGGATCATTCCAAAA AGAAGCCAGGATTCGCGATGTGTGTAGGATGTGGAAGTCAGATCCATGACCAGTACATACTGAGAGTCTCTCCCGATCTGGAGTGGCACGCAGCCTGTCTAAAGTGTGCGGAGTGCAGCCAGTACTTGGATGAGACCTGTACTTGTTTCGTCCGGGACGGCAAAACCTACTGCAAAAGAGATTATGTAAg GCTGTTTGGAATTAAATGCGCAAAATGCAACCTGGGATTCAGCAGCAGCGATTTGGTGATGAGAGCTCGGGATAACGTGTACCACATCGAGTGTTTTCGGTGCTCCGTGTGCAGCAGGCAACTGCTGCCGGGAGACGAGTTTTCTCTCCGGGAAGAGGAGCTGCTGTGCCGGGCAGACCACAGCCTGCTGCTGGAGAGGAGCTCCGCAGGAAGCCCCGTCAGTCCCGGACACATCCACTCCAACAGACCGCTGCACCTGGCAG ATCCTGTAACGGTGCGGCAGGCTCCGCATCGGAACCACGTCCACAAGCAGTCGGAGAAGACAACGCGGGTCAGGACGGTGCTGAACGAGAAACAGCTCCACACGTTGCGGACCTGCTACAACGCCAACCCGAGGCCGGACGCGCTGATGAAGGAGCAGCTGGTGGAAATGACTGGCCTGAGCCCAAGGGTTATCCGGGTCTGGTTCCAGAACAAGcgctgcaaagacaaaaagaaatctATCCTCATGAagcagctccagcagcagcagcagagcgaTAAGACTGTAAGCATCTTC AGCCTGCAGGGCCTCACGGGGACGCCACTTGTGGCTGGGAGTCCAATTCGACACGAGGGGAACGTGCAGGGAAACCCAGTGGAGGTTCAGACCTACCAGCCTCCGTGGAAAGCTTTGAGTGAATTCGCCCTGCAGAGCGACCTGGATCAGCCAGCTTTTCAACAactg GTGTCTTTCTCTGAATCGGGATCTCTCGGGAACTCCTCGGGCAGCGACGTGACTTCTTTGTCTTCTCAGTTACCGGACACCCCGAACAGTATGGTACCCAGCCCGGTGGAGACGTGA
- the isl2b gene encoding insulin gene enhancer protein isl-2b isoform X5 has translation MVDIIFSSSFLGDMGDHSKKKPGFAMCVGCGSQIHDQYILRVSPDLEWHAACLKCAECSQYLDETCTCFVRDGKTYCKRDYVRLFGIKCAKCNLGFSSSDLVMRARDNVYHIECFRCSVCSRQLLPGDEFSLREEELLCRADHSLLLERSSAGSPVSPGHIHSNRPLHLADPVTVRQAPHRNHVHKQSEKTTRVRTVLNEKQLHTLRTCYNANPRPDALMKEQLVEMTGLSPRVIRVWFQNKRCKDKKKSILMKQLQQQQQSDKTSLQGLTGTPLVAGSPIRHEGNVQGNPVEVQTYQPPWKALSEFALQSDLDQPAFQQLVSFSESGSLGNSSGSDVTSLSSQLPDTPNSMVPSPVET, from the exons ATGGTGGATATTATTTTCAGCTCTTCTTTCTTGGGTGATATGGGGGATCATTCCAAAA AGAAGCCAGGATTCGCGATGTGTGTAGGATGTGGAAGTCAGATCCATGACCAGTACATACTGAGAGTCTCTCCCGATCTGGAGTGGCACGCAGCCTGTCTAAAGTGTGCGGAGTGCAGCCAGTACTTGGATGAGACCTGTACTTGTTTCGTCCGGGACGGCAAAACCTACTGCAAAAGAGATTATGTAAg GCTGTTTGGAATTAAATGCGCAAAATGCAACCTGGGATTCAGCAGCAGCGATTTGGTGATGAGAGCTCGGGATAACGTGTACCACATCGAGTGTTTTCGGTGCTCCGTGTGCAGCAGGCAACTGCTGCCGGGAGACGAGTTTTCTCTCCGGGAAGAGGAGCTGCTGTGCCGGGCAGACCACAGCCTGCTGCTGGAGAGGAGCTCCGCAGGAAGCCCCGTCAGTCCCGGACACATCCACTCCAACAGACCGCTGCACCTGGCAG ATCCTGTAACGGTGCGGCAGGCTCCGCATCGGAACCACGTCCACAAGCAGTCGGAGAAGACAACGCGGGTCAGGACGGTGCTGAACGAGAAACAGCTCCACACGTTGCGGACCTGCTACAACGCCAACCCGAGGCCGGACGCGCTGATGAAGGAGCAGCTGGTGGAAATGACTGGCCTGAGCCCAAGGGTTATCCGGGTCTGGTTCCAGAACAAGcgctgcaaagacaaaaagaaatctATCCTCATGAagcagctccagcagcagcagcagagcgaTAAGACT AGCCTGCAGGGCCTCACGGGGACGCCACTTGTGGCTGGGAGTCCAATTCGACACGAGGGGAACGTGCAGGGAAACCCAGTGGAGGTTCAGACCTACCAGCCTCCGTGGAAAGCTTTGAGTGAATTCGCCCTGCAGAGCGACCTGGATCAGCCAGCTTTTCAACAactg GTGTCTTTCTCTGAATCGGGATCTCTCGGGAACTCCTCGGGCAGCGACGTGACTTCTTTGTCTTCTCAGTTACCGGACACCCCGAACAGTATGGTACCCAGCCCGGTGGAGACGTGA